A single Sphingopyxis chilensis DNA region contains:
- the cysN gene encoding sulfate adenylyltransferase subunit CysN, translating into MPNSSDTPVYVTDALIAEDIDAYLAGHEKKSLLRFITCGSVDDGKSTLIGRLLYDSKMIFEDQLAALEADSKRVGTQGQEIDFALLVDGLAAEREQGITIDVAYRFFTTEKRKFIVADTPGHEQYTRNMVTGASTADLAVILIDARKGVLTQTRRHSFLAQLIGIKHIVLAVNKMDLVGYDKGVFERILLSYRAFASEIGITNFTAIPISGFKGDNITALSENTPWFKGPALIEHLENVEIGVAADQTKPFRLPVQWVNRPNLDFRGFSGQLASGKIKPGDAVRILPSGKTTTVDRIVTLDGDLDEAVAGQSVTLTLADEVDCSRGDVIAAADAPPEAADQFEATLVWMADEAMIAGRAYWLKLATQSVSATIQQPKYEINVNTLDHLAAKTLELNGIGVVELSTDKPITFEAYGDNRTLGGFILIDKLTNATVAAGMLHFSLRRAQNVHWQATDIDRDMRASLKNQRPALLWFTGLSGSGKSTIANLVEKKLHRMNRHSFLLDGDNVRHGLNRDLGFTEADRIENIRRVGEVAKLMSDAGLIVITAFISPFRVEREMVRSMLPEGEFLEIFIDTPLAEAERRDVKGLYKKARAGQLKNFTGIDSPYEAPENPEIRIDTTAMTPDEAADLIIDRLLG; encoded by the coding sequence ATGCCAAATTCCTCCGACACTCCTGTTTACGTGACCGACGCGCTGATCGCCGAGGATATCGACGCCTATCTCGCGGGTCATGAGAAGAAGTCGCTGCTTCGGTTCATCACCTGCGGTTCGGTCGATGACGGCAAGTCGACGCTGATCGGGCGCCTGCTCTATGACTCGAAGATGATCTTCGAGGATCAGCTCGCCGCGCTCGAAGCCGACAGCAAGCGCGTGGGCACGCAGGGACAGGAGATCGACTTCGCGCTGCTCGTCGACGGCCTCGCCGCCGAGCGGGAGCAGGGGATCACGATCGACGTCGCGTACCGCTTTTTCACGACCGAAAAGCGCAAGTTCATCGTCGCCGACACGCCGGGGCACGAGCAATACACGCGCAACATGGTCACCGGCGCCTCGACCGCGGATCTTGCGGTCATACTGATCGACGCGCGCAAGGGCGTGCTGACACAGACACGTCGCCACAGCTTCCTCGCGCAACTGATCGGCATCAAGCATATCGTGCTCGCGGTGAACAAGATGGACCTTGTCGGCTATGACAAGGGCGTCTTTGAACGTATCCTGCTGAGCTATCGCGCTTTCGCGAGCGAGATCGGGATCACGAATTTTACCGCGATCCCCATCTCGGGCTTCAAGGGCGACAATATCACTGCGTTGTCGGAGAACACGCCCTGGTTCAAGGGGCCGGCGCTGATCGAGCATCTCGAGAATGTCGAGATCGGCGTTGCCGCTGACCAGACGAAACCGTTTCGGTTGCCGGTGCAATGGGTCAACCGCCCGAACCTGGACTTTCGCGGTTTCTCGGGGCAGCTCGCGAGCGGCAAGATCAAGCCCGGCGACGCCGTTCGCATATTGCCGAGTGGCAAGACGACGACGGTCGACCGGATCGTCACGCTCGACGGCGACCTCGATGAGGCCGTTGCGGGCCAGTCGGTGACGCTGACGCTCGCCGACGAAGTCGATTGTTCGCGCGGCGACGTGATCGCCGCTGCCGATGCCCCGCCAGAAGCCGCCGACCAGTTCGAGGCGACTTTGGTATGGATGGCCGACGAGGCGATGATCGCGGGCCGCGCCTATTGGCTGAAGCTTGCGACGCAGAGCGTTTCAGCGACGATCCAGCAGCCGAAGTATGAGATCAACGTCAACACGCTCGACCATCTCGCGGCGAAGACGCTCGAACTCAACGGCATTGGGGTCGTCGAACTGTCGACCGACAAGCCGATCACCTTCGAGGCCTATGGAGACAACCGCACGCTCGGCGGTTTCATCCTGATCGACAAGCTGACCAATGCGACCGTGGCCGCAGGCATGCTGCACTTCAGCCTGCGCCGCGCGCAGAATGTCCATTGGCAGGCGACCGACATCGACCGCGACATGCGCGCGAGCCTCAAGAACCAGCGGCCCGCGCTGCTCTGGTTCACCGGCCTGTCGGGGTCGGGTAAATCGACGATCGCGAACCTCGTCGAGAAGAAGCTGCACCGGATGAATCGCCACAGTTTCCTGCTCGACGGCGACAATGTCCGTCACGGGCTCAACCGCGATCTCGGCTTCACCGAGGCCGACCGGATCGAGAATATCCGCCGCGTCGGCGAGGTCGCCAAGCTGATGAGCGACGCGGGCCTGATTGTGATCACGGCCTTCATCTCGCCCTTCCGGGTCGAGCGCGAAATGGTACGTAGCATGCTGCCCGAGGGTGAGTTCCTCGAAATCTTCATCGACACCCCGCTGGCGGAGGCGGAGAGGCGCGACGTCAAGGGCCTCTATAAAAAGGCGCGCGCCGGCCAGCTCAAGAATTTCACCGGCATCGACAGCCCTTATGAAGCGCCCGAGAACCCCGAAATTCGGATCGACACGACCGCAATGACGCCCGACGAAGCGGCCGACCTGATCATCGATCGCTTGCTGGGATAG
- a CDS encoding 3'(2'),5'-bisphosphate nucleotidase CysQ, producing MAAGETDEQLAERLATEAGAILLDLRARGDLEGKALGKAGDEQANAMLCREIRAARPADALLSEEEKDNVARCGQSRVWIVDPLDGTREYGEGRDDWAVHVALAVDGVATVGAVALPGLGITLTSGAPAAQQPANEPLRMLVSRTRPAAEAVFVAEKLGAELVAMGSAGAKAMAVVRGEADIYLHTGGQYEWDNCAPVAVAQAAGLHVSRVDGSPIRYNNPDTYLPDLLICRKGLAAEVLRLAALYSPG from the coding sequence ATGGCTGCGGGGGAAACGGACGAACAACTGGCCGAACGGCTGGCAACCGAAGCGGGGGCGATCCTGCTTGACCTGCGTGCGCGCGGCGACCTCGAAGGCAAGGCGCTAGGGAAGGCGGGTGACGAGCAGGCCAACGCTATGCTCTGCCGGGAAATCCGTGCTGCACGTCCCGCCGATGCGCTTCTTTCGGAGGAAGAGAAGGACAATGTCGCGCGCTGCGGACAGAGCCGCGTCTGGATCGTCGACCCGCTCGACGGCACCCGCGAATATGGTGAGGGCAGAGACGATTGGGCGGTCCATGTCGCGCTCGCGGTCGATGGCGTCGCAACCGTCGGCGCGGTCGCGCTGCCTGGGCTCGGCATCACGCTGACCTCGGGGGCCCCCGCCGCGCAGCAACCGGCAAACGAACCGCTGCGCATGCTCGTCAGCCGGACGCGCCCTGCGGCCGAAGCCGTTTTCGTAGCGGAGAAACTTGGCGCCGAGCTTGTTGCAATGGGCTCGGCAGGGGCCAAGGCGATGGCGGTCGTGCGCGGCGAGGCGGATATCTATCTCCACACCGGCGGCCAGTATGAATGGGACAATTGTGCGCCCGTCGCGGTGGCGCAGGCGGCCGGTTTGCACGTCAGCCGCGTGGATGGTTCGCCGATCCGTTATAACAATCCCGACACCTATCTTCCCGACCTGCTGATCTGCCGGAAAGGGCTTGCCGCCGAAGTGCTGCGCCTCGCCGCATTATATTCACCGGGCTGA
- a CDS encoding zinc-binding dehydrogenase, whose product MTDLPETNLTMLTLVKPEGQLEVSIERRPMPTPKPHEVLVKVLAAPINPSDLGLLFGGADMSTARASTRDGLPMITADVPPAGMRAMAGRIGEALAIGNEGCGTVVAAGDSPEAQALLGKTVALLGGEMYAEYRCLPVQMVMQLPDGTDPADGASCFVNPLTSLAFTETMRMEKHSAIVHTAAASNLGQMLVKICAKDGIPLVNIVRSAAQVEILKGIGAKHIVNSSADDFMERLIDAIAETGATLGFDATGGGKLAGQILTAMEAAAVRTMTTYSRYGSDTFKQVYIYGALDLSPTTFSARSFGLTWSLSGFLLTPFMAKAGPEVVGRMRKRVVDELTTTFKSHYSHEVSLAEALNVDTAQAYNAKRTGEKYLIKPHG is encoded by the coding sequence ATGACCGACCTGCCTGAAACCAATCTTACCATGCTGACGCTTGTGAAGCCCGAAGGGCAGCTCGAAGTGTCGATCGAGCGCCGTCCGATGCCGACGCCGAAACCGCATGAGGTTTTGGTGAAGGTGCTCGCCGCGCCGATCAACCCGTCGGACCTCGGCCTGCTGTTCGGCGGCGCTGACATGTCGACCGCGCGAGCCTCGACGCGCGACGGGCTGCCCATGATTACCGCCGACGTGCCGCCTGCGGGCATGCGTGCGATGGCGGGGCGCATCGGCGAAGCGCTGGCGATCGGCAACGAAGGCTGCGGCACGGTCGTCGCGGCTGGTGATTCGCCCGAAGCGCAGGCGCTGCTTGGCAAGACCGTCGCACTGCTCGGCGGCGAAATGTACGCTGAATATCGCTGCCTCCCGGTCCAGATGGTGATGCAGTTACCCGACGGCACCGACCCCGCTGATGGCGCCTCCTGCTTCGTCAATCCGCTGACCAGCCTTGCCTTTACCGAGACGATGCGGATGGAGAAGCACAGCGCGATCGTCCACACCGCCGCCGCGTCGAACCTCGGCCAGATGCTCGTCAAGATTTGCGCGAAGGACGGCATTCCGCTGGTCAATATCGTGCGCAGCGCCGCGCAGGTCGAAATCCTGAAGGGCATCGGCGCGAAACATATCGTCAATAGCAGCGCCGATGATTTCATGGAGCGGCTGATCGACGCGATCGCCGAAACCGGCGCGACGCTCGGCTTTGACGCCACCGGCGGCGGCAAGCTCGCGGGCCAGATCCTGACCGCGATGGAAGCGGCGGCGGTGCGGACGATGACGACCTACAGCCGTTACGGCTCCGACACGTTCAAGCAGGTCTATATCTACGGCGCGCTTGACCTGTCGCCGACGACCTTTTCGGCGCGCAGCTTTGGCCTGACCTGGTCGCTCTCGGGTTTCCTCCTCACACCCTTCATGGCGAAGGCCGGACCGGAAGTTGTGGGGCGGATGCGCAAGCGCGTGGTCGACGAGCTGACGACGACGTTCAAGAGCCACTATAGCCACGAAGTCTCGCTGGCCGAGGCGCTGAATGTCGATACGGCGCAGGCGTATAATGCGAAGCGGACGGGCGAGAAATATCTGATCAAACCGCATGGGTGA
- a CDS encoding SDR family oxidoreductase yields MNIKGKLALVTGGSDGIGREIALQLQGAGAEVIVTGRSAEKLQAMAGLGFGTITSDISTPSGVDAIVAGVAGKPLALLVNNAGVGSEYELDRPETLDNAAHCIRTNLDAPIALCTRLLPVLRAQPEAAIVNVTSGLAIAPRAGGSVYCATKAGLRSYTQAIRHLLKDSNVQVIEALPPVVETNMTAGRAGKKMSAHDCAAEIVRGIRTGKSEVNAGTVKLLQLVHSISPALARRIMIQF; encoded by the coding sequence ATGAATATCAAGGGAAAGCTCGCGCTGGTCACCGGCGGTAGCGACGGCATCGGGCGCGAGATCGCGCTGCAATTGCAGGGCGCAGGCGCCGAGGTCATCGTCACGGGCCGCTCGGCCGAGAAATTGCAGGCGATGGCAGGGCTCGGCTTCGGGACGATCACGAGCGACATATCCACGCCGTCGGGCGTCGATGCCATCGTCGCTGGTGTGGCGGGCAAGCCGCTCGCGTTGCTCGTCAACAACGCCGGCGTCGGCAGCGAATATGAGTTGGACCGGCCTGAAACACTCGACAATGCGGCGCATTGCATCCGCACCAATCTCGACGCGCCGATCGCGCTCTGCACGCGGCTGTTGCCCGTGCTTCGCGCCCAGCCCGAAGCCGCGATCGTCAACGTCACGTCAGGCCTCGCGATCGCCCCTCGTGCGGGCGGGTCGGTCTATTGCGCAACCAAGGCGGGGTTGCGCAGCTATACGCAGGCGATCCGCCACTTGCTCAAAGACAGCAATGTCCAGGTGATCGAGGCGCTGCCGCCCGTTGTCGAAACCAACATGACCGCGGGCCGCGCAGGCAAGAAGATGAGCGCGCACGATTGCGCGGCCGAAATCGTACGTGGCATCCGAACCGGCAAGAGCGAGGTCAATGCCGGGACGGTGAAGCTTCTGCAACTGGTGCACAGCATATCGCCCGCGCTCGCGCGGCGAATCATGATCCAGTTTTGA
- the uvrC gene encoding excinuclease ABC subunit UvrC: MARPNAPDRFNEEKATYVIRGGEGEGDQPDLERGAEAIRSVVRKLPARPGVYRMLDARGDVLYVGKARALKNRVTNYTQVARLPQRLQRMVSQTRAMEIVTTTSEAEALLLEAQLIKRYRPPYNVLLRDDKSFPFILLRMDHDFPRVQKHRGARRAKGRYYGPFASAGSVNQTLNALQKTFLLRSCTDSFFANRSRPCLLYQIKRCSAPCVDRISKEDYAGLVSDAQDFLEGRSTAVQKRLGDAMTKAADAMDYEQAAVIRDRLKSLTFIQGSQSVHADGLGDADVFALAAKGGQLCIAGFFIRGGQNWGHRSFFPAHVSGVPEAEVMASFLMQFYEGVPPPKLILVDREPDECALLAEALSESGSRKVEISVPQRGNRRRLLEQAVRNAGEELDRRLAESSSQAKLGRELAELFDLENPPQRIEIYDNSHIQGTNALGAMVVAGPEGWIKGAYRKFNIKRAETMPGDDFAMMREVFQRRFARAIEEDPERTKGEWPDLVLIDGGKGQVSAAGAVLAELGIDDLTYVGVAKGPDRNAGRETFYHPDGREFTLPPNNAVLFYIQRLRDEAHRFAIGAHRQKRAKAMGSSPLDEVPGIGPARKKALLMHFGTARAVRGASLEDLQKAPGVSAAVAQAVHDFYHSGR; encoded by the coding sequence ATGGCCCGCCCGAACGCTCCCGACCGATTCAACGAAGAAAAAGCGACCTATGTCATCCGCGGAGGAGAGGGGGAGGGCGACCAGCCCGACCTCGAGCGCGGCGCCGAGGCGATCCGCAGCGTCGTGCGCAAACTCCCCGCGCGGCCGGGCGTCTATCGAATGCTCGATGCACGCGGCGACGTGCTCTATGTCGGCAAGGCGCGGGCGCTCAAGAATCGCGTGACCAACTACACGCAAGTCGCGCGCCTGCCGCAGCGGCTGCAGCGCATGGTTTCACAGACGCGCGCGATGGAGATCGTCACGACGACGAGCGAGGCCGAGGCGCTGCTGCTCGAGGCGCAGCTGATCAAGCGCTATCGGCCACCCTATAATGTGCTGCTGCGCGACGACAAAAGCTTTCCCTTCATCCTGCTGCGCATGGATCACGACTTTCCACGCGTGCAGAAGCATCGGGGCGCGCGGCGCGCGAAAGGGCGCTATTACGGCCCCTTTGCGAGTGCGGGGTCGGTGAACCAGACGCTCAACGCGCTGCAAAAGACGTTCCTGCTGCGCAGCTGCACCGACAGCTTTTTCGCCAATCGCTCGCGCCCGTGCCTGCTCTACCAGATCAAGCGGTGCAGCGCGCCGTGCGTCGATCGCATCTCCAAGGAAGATTATGCGGGGCTGGTGAGCGACGCGCAGGATTTTCTAGAGGGGCGTTCGACCGCCGTGCAGAAACGGCTCGGCGACGCGATGACCAAGGCCGCCGACGCGATGGATTATGAGCAGGCGGCGGTGATCCGCGACCGGCTGAAATCGCTGACATTCATCCAGGGCAGCCAGTCGGTCCACGCTGACGGGCTGGGCGACGCCGATGTGTTCGCGCTGGCCGCGAAGGGCGGGCAGCTGTGCATCGCGGGTTTCTTCATCCGGGGCGGGCAGAATTGGGGGCACCGCAGCTTCTTCCCCGCGCATGTGTCGGGGGTCCCCGAGGCCGAGGTGATGGCGAGCTTCCTGATGCAATTTTACGAAGGCGTGCCGCCGCCGAAGCTTATCCTCGTCGATCGCGAGCCCGACGAATGCGCCCTGCTCGCCGAGGCGCTCAGCGAAAGCGGCAGCCGCAAGGTCGAGATCAGCGTGCCGCAGCGCGGCAACCGCCGGCGCCTGCTCGAACAGGCCGTGCGCAATGCCGGCGAGGAACTCGACCGGCGGCTCGCGGAGAGCAGCAGCCAGGCGAAGCTCGGGCGCGAACTTGCCGAGCTGTTCGATCTCGAAAATCCGCCGCAGCGCATCGAGATCTACGACAACAGCCATATCCAGGGCACCAATGCGCTCGGTGCGATGGTCGTCGCGGGGCCCGAGGGCTGGATCAAGGGCGCCTATCGCAAGTTCAACATCAAGCGCGCCGAGACGATGCCGGGCGACGATTTCGCGATGATGCGCGAAGTGTTCCAACGCCGCTTCGCGCGCGCGATCGAGGAGGATCCCGAGCGGACGAAGGGCGAATGGCCCGACCTGGTGTTGATCGACGGCGGCAAGGGGCAGGTGTCGGCGGCGGGCGCGGTGCTCGCCGAACTGGGCATCGACGATCTGACCTATGTGGGGGTCGCCAAGGGCCCCGACCGCAACGCCGGACGCGAGACCTTCTACCATCCCGACGGGCGCGAATTCACGCTACCGCCGAACAATGCCGTGCTTTTCTATATCCAGCGGCTGCGCGACGAGGCGCACCGCTTCGCGATCGGCGCGCATCGGCAGAAACGCGCGAAGGCGATGGGCAGCTCGCCGCTCGACGAGGTGCCTGGGATCGGTCCGGCGCGCAAGAAGGCGCTGCTGATGCACTTCGGCACCGCGCGCGCGGTGCGCGGCGCGAGCCTCGAGGATCTGCAGAAGGCGCCGGGCGTCAGCGCCGCGGTCGCGCAGGCGGTGCATGATTTCTATCATTCGGGACGATGA
- a CDS encoding PaaI family thioesterase, whose product MDFAAAMPLAGTLGITIDEGSKERVAGKLPVRPDICTAGGIVHGGAIMAFADCLGAVGAFLTLPEGASGTTTIESKTNFLGAGPVGSVLVGEATPVKVGKRLSVWQTRIRTEDGADVALVTQTQMVLWPA is encoded by the coding sequence ATGGATTTTGCAGCAGCCATGCCGCTGGCAGGGACGCTCGGCATCACGATCGACGAAGGCAGCAAGGAGCGTGTCGCGGGCAAGCTGCCCGTGCGGCCCGACATCTGCACCGCGGGCGGGATCGTCCATGGCGGTGCGATCATGGCCTTTGCCGACTGCCTCGGCGCGGTTGGGGCGTTCCTGACGTTGCCCGAAGGGGCGAGCGGCACGACGACGATCGAGAGCAAGACCAACTTCCTTGGCGCGGGCCCGGTGGGATCGGTGCTGGTCGGCGAAGCGACGCCGGTGAAGGTCGGCAAGCGGCTGTCGGTTTGGCAGACGCGCATCCGTACCGAGGATGGCGCCGACGTCGCACTGGTGACGCAGACGCAGATGGTGCTTTGGCCAGCCTGA
- the recO gene encoding DNA repair protein RecO — MASLTADAIVCAVRAHGEHGAILRALTHEAGLIAGYVRGGRSRRLRPILMPGNLVAIELRARTEEQLGGATVELLESRAPLLAEPLAAAAIDWVTCLTAATLPENQPYPALYSVLLAVLDAIGVAASARQWALALGRYELLLLAELGFGLDLSECVVTGSTGDIAFVSPKSGGAVSAAAAAGYEKRLLRLPPFMRNDNPDERVPDPTMTDILDFLAITGHFLARDLLDGRNRDLLTVRERLIDRLGRAVA; from the coding sequence TTGGCCAGCCTGACCGCCGATGCCATCGTCTGCGCGGTGCGTGCGCATGGCGAGCATGGCGCGATCCTGCGCGCGCTGACGCACGAAGCCGGATTGATCGCAGGCTATGTGCGCGGCGGGCGGTCGCGGCGGCTCCGCCCGATCCTGATGCCGGGCAATCTCGTCGCGATCGAACTGCGCGCACGGACCGAGGAGCAGCTTGGGGGCGCGACGGTCGAGCTTCTGGAGAGCCGCGCGCCGCTGCTCGCCGAGCCGCTGGCGGCCGCCGCGATCGACTGGGTGACGTGCCTCACGGCGGCGACGCTGCCCGAAAACCAGCCTTATCCGGCGCTTTATTCGGTTCTGCTCGCGGTGCTCGATGCTATCGGCGTTGCCGCGTCGGCGCGCCAGTGGGCGCTTGCGTTGGGACGTTACGAGCTTCTTTTGCTCGCGGAGCTGGGCTTCGGCCTCGATCTCAGCGAATGTGTCGTGACGGGATCGACCGGGGATATTGCTTTCGTAAGTCCCAAATCGGGTGGCGCGGTCAGTGCCGCCGCCGCCGCCGGATATGAAAAACGCCTCCTTCGCCTTCCGCCGTTCATGCGGAACGACAATCCGGACGAACGCGTACCGGATCCGACGATGACCGACATTCTCGACTTCCTCGCGATCACCGGTCACTTCCTCGCCCGCGATCTCCTCGACGGGCGAAACCGCGACTTGCTCACCGTAAGGGAAAGATTGATCGACCGGCTGGGCAGGGCGGTTGCGTGA
- the leuB gene encoding 3-isopropylmalate dehydrogenase, with protein sequence MAEAEKLLAALARPVTLDRALVGGAAYEATGHPLPPETLAKAKAADAILFGAVGDPRFDNVERHLRPEQAILGLRAELGLFANLRPAKLFAGLEDSSALRPEVASAIDLLIVRELNGDVYFGEKGTRTTASGEREGYDIMSYSESEVRRIAHVAFRAAQGRQKRLCSVDKANVLETSQLWRDVVIEVAADYPDVALSHMYVDNAAMQLVRNPGQFDVVVTGNLFGDILSDQASMCVGSIGLLASASLSEGKQGLYEPIHGSAPDIAGKGIANPLAMILSLAMLLRHSGGDEANAARIEAAVAKILADGARGADLGGNMGTAALGDAVVAALNG encoded by the coding sequence ATGGCGGAAGCCGAAAAGCTTCTCGCCGCGCTTGCGCGTCCCGTGACCCTCGATCGCGCGCTTGTCGGCGGTGCGGCCTATGAAGCGACCGGCCATCCGCTGCCGCCCGAAACGCTCGCGAAGGCCAAGGCGGCCGACGCCATTCTCTTCGGCGCGGTCGGCGACCCGCGTTTCGACAATGTCGAGCGCCATCTGCGCCCTGAACAGGCGATCCTCGGCCTGCGCGCCGAACTCGGGCTGTTCGCTAACCTGCGCCCGGCCAAGCTGTTCGCGGGGTTGGAAGACAGCTCGGCGCTGCGTCCCGAGGTCGCGTCGGCGATCGACCTCTTGATCGTCCGCGAACTCAACGGCGACGTCTATTTCGGCGAAAAGGGCACGCGCACGACGGCGAGCGGCGAGCGCGAAGGCTATGACATCATGTCCTATAGCGAAAGCGAGGTGCGGCGCATCGCGCACGTTGCCTTCCGCGCGGCGCAGGGTCGGCAAAAGCGGCTCTGCTCGGTCGACAAGGCGAATGTGCTCGAAACCTCGCAGCTGTGGCGCGACGTCGTGATCGAGGTCGCGGCGGACTATCCCGATGTCGCGCTCAGCCATATGTATGTCGACAACGCCGCGATGCAGCTGGTGCGCAATCCCGGCCAGTTCGACGTCGTCGTGACCGGCAATTTGTTCGGCGATATATTGTCCGACCAGGCGTCGATGTGCGTCGGATCGATCGGGCTTCTCGCCTCGGCTTCGCTCAGCGAAGGCAAGCAGGGGCTGTACGAACCGATCCACGGCAGCGCGCCCGATATCGCGGGCAAGGGCATAGCCAATCCGCTCGCGATGATATTGTCGCTCGCGATGCTGCTGCGCCATTCGGGCGGCGACGAGGCGAACGCGGCGCGGATCGAGGCGGCCGTCGCCAAGATACTGGCCGATGGTGCGCGCGGCGCCGACCTCGGCGGAAACATGGGAACGGCGGCGCTCGGTGACGCGGTCGTGGCCGCATTGAACGGATAA